From the Bacteroidia bacterium genome, one window contains:
- a CDS encoding OmpA family protein — translation MMQYISSVLAPLLFVLLVHPSPQEVAADPHNPAADSLRKATIISAHTTDPQRVNVSIRAVDISRYPEVSVILDARDSLNNHFPHLVRNDLIIYQDSRPMRVESLERISAENSLPVDIAFIIDQTGSMQQEVNEVKANIIEFTRRLASRGVDYRLALISFSDRIDRYKDFTEDVNTFIAWIDGVKVGGGGDDNENALEALYEATSFKFRLSAQRIFILITDAMFHQKGDRGDGKTEFTTRTMIDFLNKQNVKLFAITPPLIDEYRQMTDATRGKRFNIIEDFSSILDEFSESLTNLYAVRYRVPEEVPPEKINLEIRNMANEVVLREEHTVLEVDKKFVLDNILFDFNRATFDMTYTEDLNRILAMLKRYQGMHIEIRGHTDFIGSDEYNVALSDARARAVKKFFSDKGVSADRITTRGMGKSQPVAPNDTELGRRLNRRTEIVITRK, via the coding sequence ATGATGCAGTACATCTCCTCCGTTCTTGCGCCGCTGTTATTCGTCCTCCTGGTGCATCCGTCTCCTCAGGAAGTCGCAGCGGATCCGCATAATCCCGCCGCCGACAGCCTCCGGAAAGCGACGATCATTTCCGCGCATACGACGGATCCGCAGCGAGTGAACGTATCTATCCGCGCTGTAGACATCAGTCGCTATCCCGAGGTCAGCGTCATTCTCGACGCAAGGGACTCTCTCAATAACCACTTTCCGCATCTGGTCAGAAACGATCTGATCATTTACCAGGACAGCAGGCCCATGCGCGTCGAAAGTCTGGAGCGCATCTCGGCCGAAAACAGCCTGCCCGTCGATATCGCTTTCATCATCGATCAGACGGGAAGCATGCAGCAGGAAGTGAACGAAGTCAAGGCGAATATCATTGAGTTCACACGGCGCCTGGCGTCGCGCGGTGTGGATTACCGTCTTGCCCTCATTTCCTTCAGCGATCGCATCGACCGGTATAAGGACTTTACCGAGGACGTCAATACCTTTATCGCGTGGATAGACGGCGTCAAAGTGGGCGGCGGCGGCGACGACAACGAAAATGCGCTCGAAGCCCTATACGAAGCCACGTCGTTTAAATTTCGCCTTTCAGCACAACGTATCTTCATCCTCATCACCGACGCCATGTTCCATCAGAAAGGCGACCGGGGGGACGGGAAAACGGAATTTACCACGCGCACGATGATTGATTTTCTGAACAAACAGAACGTCAAGCTCTTCGCCATCACCCCTCCGCTGATAGACGAATACAGACAGATGACCGATGCGACAAGAGGAAAACGCTTCAACATCATTGAGGATTTCAGCTCCATCCTCGATGAGTTCAGCGAAAGTCTCACGAACCTCTACGCCGTTCGCTATCGCGTACCGGAGGAAGTACCGCCGGAAAAGATCAATCTGGAAATTCGCAATATGGCGAACGAAGTCGTACTGCGGGAGGAGCACACCGTCCTTGAAGTGGATAAAAAATTTGTTCTGGATAATATTTTATTCGACTTCAATCGCGCTACCTTCGACATGACGTATACCGAGGATCTGAACCGCATTCTTGCCATGCTGAAACGATATCAGGGAATGCACATTGAGATTCGCGGCCATACGGATTTCATCGGGAGCGATGAGTACAATGTCGCGTTGTCCGATGCACGCGCCCGGGCGGTGAAAAAGTTTTTTTCGGACAAAGGTGTCAGCGCAGACCGTATCACCACCCGGGGCATGGGAAAATCGCAGCCGGTAGCTCCGAACGATACAGAGCTGGGACGGCGCTTGAACCGGCGGACAGAAATCGTGATCACCCGAAAGTGA